From the genome of Bubalus kerabau isolate K-KA32 ecotype Philippines breed swamp buffalo chromosome 13, PCC_UOA_SB_1v2, whole genome shotgun sequence:
CCCATGGTTCTTGTTAAATTGCAGGACTGTGATTGCAGAACAAGTTGGTTTACCTGTTCTGCATTGATagaaattttttaatatgaaatctTCCCCTGTGAAATCTTATCAATGCCTAAAATTGTAAAATGAACTCTGTGAGCTAACAATACAGATATTCTGGCCATATGTGCAACATCTGGTTATGCTCCATTTTAATCTTGAAAGTAATCTGAAGAAACATACTACACGTTTCAAAAAATCAGGTGCTTTTTTATCATGTAGCAAGAAAGTAATTACCCATTACTCGGATATGAACATATTTCTACGACGGCACAGGATCTCAAATATCTAAACATATTCTGTCTGCCCTGGGTGCATTCCATCATTTGAAGATGAGGCCTTAGATACCATGGAATTGAAGATTCTCATTATTCAGATGAAGATACTGaggaacagaagcagagatatgacCTGGAGTCCCAGAGGGTTGGCATCACTTGTCTTTATCTACTATACAACGACTGTTTGTTCCTGTCCTGCAATTTCTCTGAAGAGGCCTAAGGGGCTAGGGAGGTTTCTAATTAGAGACCACACTTCCATGAGCAGGGGGGGAGGAGTTGGGGGGAGAACTGGCCAATCAGGAGGCTGTAGAACCAGGGGCCTCTAATTTGGACCAGGGTAAGGAGAaccaggcggagaaggcaatggcacccaactccagtactcttgcctggaaaatcctatggacggaggaggctagtgggctgtagtccatggggtcgctaagagtcggacacgacagagtgacttccctttgacttttcactttcatgcattggagaaggaaatggcaacccactccagtgttcttgtctggagaatcccagggacgggggagcctggtgggctgccatctatggggtcgcatagagtcggacacgactgaagcgacttagcagcagcagcagcagcagcaaggaggacCAGGAGAGGAGGACACTGGGAGAGAAAGATGAGTGAGGAGAGGGGAGAAAAGAGCAGTTTCTGTTAGGGAGAGTCTCAGCTACTCCATGGTATCAGATGCAGAGGTTGAGGCAGGAAGAGGGGCAGGGCCAGAGCACCTCCTGAATGAGAATCCTTGTTTTACCATCTGCAGGTTGTGTGTCCTGAGCAAGTGGCTTTACCTCTGAGCCTTTGCTTTCTGCTTGACACTGTGGTATGAGAATCACAGATATtgtagaactgctgctgctgctgctaagtcacttcaatcgtgtctgactctgtgtgaccccatagacggcagcccgccaggctcccccatccctgggattctccaggcaagaacactggagtgggttgccatttccttctccaatgcatgaaagtgaaaagtgaaagtgaagtcgctcagtcatgtccaactcttcgcgaccccacggactgcagcccaccaggctcctctgtccataggattctccaggcaagagtactggagtgggatgccattgccttctccgattgtagAACTGACATGAGGCTAAATGAAATCATGCGTGTGGAATGTCTCAGGAGAGAGGGACCCTCCACttacagtggcttcttttgtgagTCACCCATTCCCGATGCCCTTCTGTCCTAAGAGAGCTTGGTACTGTGAGCTCAAACCCTGATCAACGGTGCTTATGTTTGTAACCACAAGTAAGTAAACAAGAGGGAGTGAAGGGATGGTGGGTGTGACATGTGTGCACTATAATTTCCAGCTTGCAGTGCAGCAGAGTGCATGTGCACAGACTCTAAGTCAGATTGCTGGGTCCAAATCCTCTCCCTACAAGCTATGACCTAAGCAAATTactttatttcttattatttcagGGACCTCTTGTGTTACACGGGGATATATCAATGGTTTCTCCccctttctttaaagattttttagaaTTAGATGAATTATATGTTTTATGTGTCCAGGATAATGCCTGCTACAATGAAGAATTTAAATTTCACCTGGAGTAATTACTCATCACTGTTATTAATACTACTATAAAGAATTTGGCCCAGTCACTGAGCCGCCGCCGAGGACTCTGCAGCCTCCCCCTTGAGCCCCCTCGCTTCCCGACGCTCCGTCCCCTCTGCCCGCCTTCTCCCGCCGCCGCCTTCCGCAGCCCGTTTCCACCGAGGAAAAGGAATCTATCGTATGTCCGCTATCCAGAACCTCCACTCTTTCGACCCCTTTGCTGATGCAAGTAAGGGTGATGATCTGCTTCCTGCTGGCACTGAGGATTATATCCATATAAGAATTCAACAGAGAAACGGCAGGAAGACCCTTACTACTGTCCAAGGGATCGCTGATGATTACGATAAAATGAAACTAGTGAAGGCGTTTAAGaagaaatttgcctgcaatggtaCTGTAATTGAGCATCCAGAATATGGAGAAGTAATTCAGCTACAGGGTGACCAGCGCAAGAACATATGCCAGTTCCTGGTAGAGATTGGACTGGCTAAGGACGACCAGCTGAAGGTTCATGGGTTTTAAGTGCTTTTGGCTCACTGAAGCTTAAGAGAGGATTTCCTTGCAATGAGTAGAATTTCCCTTCTGTCCCTTGTCACAAGTTTAAAAACCTCACAGCTTGTATAATGTAACCATTTGGGGTCTGCTTTTAACTTGGACTAGTGTAACTCCTTCATGCAATAAACTGAAAAGAGCCATGCTGTCCAGTCTTGAAGTCCCTCATTTAAACAGAGGTCAAGCAGTAGGCGCCTGGCAGTGTCCAGCCTGAAACAATGCAATAACAGTGATGTTTCAGCCAAGTCCAGAGCCCCGAGATCACAGATGGCTATGTCTGGCCAGAAGCTCCTCGGCAGTCCCTCTGCAAAGTTCCCTGCCCTGAGAAAGTGTCACCACCTGAACAGTCCCCGATGAAGCGGAGAGCGGAGGATGGGTGCGGCAGCCGTGCTGCTAGAGGGTGCTTCGGTGGTCAGGGAAGGGTCCCGTGACGTCTCCAACGTGACTGGGTGGGCAGAGCTTAGAGCAGCCACCCTCCAGGAAGGTGACAGGACATCGGCTTGCCACCAAGGTCTTCATGACTAGACATGTCCTGGCTAATTGATGTCCAAACTAGAATGTGAGCCCAACCTTCTATCAGTTAAACTTTTGACAAGGGAACAAATTTCAAACCAATGTTATCAGTCACGTAGCTGTAGAGCTTGCAACTTACTAGCAACAGCTGCCCAATGCCTTGTGAAGTAAACtggtttttgggttttttcccccctcttcagttttaatgttatataatgtatttaaatgcttatttaaataaaacttgttttcagaaacaaaaaaaaaaaaagaatttgacttCTGGGGAGAAGGATATATGCCTGTTGTATCCATTGCTTCTGTGACAACCACATGATGTGGGTAGCACGGATCTCATATGGCACCTGAAGACATGCGGTTTGAGGGTTTTAAATTCTCTGGCCCACAGTTAGGAAAATGCACAGCTGGTACCCAAACCAAGGAATTATGGCTCCATCACCAGCGAGGGAGAGAGCAGGAAGAAGGGGGTGGCTACGGTGGTCTTCCGAGGTCCCCTGATGTCCACTCATGAAGAAAGCTCTCCTGTCACTGAAACCAGAAGAGGGATGACTGTGGGTCATGCTGTGGATACAGGTTCAGCTCCCTGCTTCCACTCGGCCCTCTCCCCTTACTCCCTTTTTAATGCCTAAAGAGGGTTAGAGCCCAGGACGACATCACCTTCAGCAGCTAAGTCCCTGCCTGGACCAATGCCTGGTAAAGTACAAGTGTCCATCCATGGGAGGAGGTGTGGAAATGGTTGTAGGAAGGTTACCTGTGTCACACATGTCATCTGAGGTACGTGATGTGGGCCAGGGCATCGAGGTCCAGCTGAGATGTCACCTGCAGGAGGCTAAAATGGAGGACCTTGGCTAACACACTGCTATCTACTTATCTGTCCTCTGATCTACTCACATCCACTTACTATAATCCatcacatgccaggcactgtt
Proteins encoded in this window:
- the LOC129626007 gene encoding eukaryotic translation initiation factor 1-like; its protein translation is MSAIQNLHSFDPFADASKGDDLLPAGTEDYIHIRIQQRNGRKTLTTVQGIADDYDKMKLVKAFKKKFACNGTVIEHPEYGEVIQLQGDQRKNICQFLVEIGLAKDDQLKVHGF